The following proteins are encoded in a genomic region of Zootoca vivipara chromosome W, rZooViv1.1, whole genome shotgun sequence:
- the LOC132591458 gene encoding surfeit locus protein 1-like, translated as MMLPYYVGGRTLFGCTHFKAPSGLLRPHKEIPQRPALSRISTAASAKSGEDAVLRWGLLLIPIATFCLGTWQIQRRKWKLKLISDLEAKVAAEPIPLPADFLELKELEYRPVKVRGYFIHDKELYILPRSLVDSEKEARDTGQLMSNPESGANVITPFYCIDLGITILVNRGFVSRKKLKSETRLRGQIQEEIELTGVVRLSETRKPFVPKNDIERNRWHGCHGKSEPIFLDADVSEFPKDLAV; from the exons ATGATG ctCCCTTACTATGTGGGTGGAAGGACGTTGTTTGGATGCACCCATTTTAAAGCACCGTCTGGCCTGCTACGACCACATAAAG AGATTCCCCAGAGGCCTGCCTTGTCCAGGATTTCCACAGCTGCTTCTGCCAAATCTGGAGAGGATGCTGTGCTCAGGTGGGGCCTCCTCCTAATCCCCATAGCGACATTTTGCCTTGGAACTTGGCAG ATTCAACGGCGGAAATGGAAGTTGAAGTTGATCTCTGATCTGGAAGCCAAGGTGGCAGCAGAACCGATCCCACTCCCAGCAGA CTTCTTGGAGCTAAAGGAGTTGGAATACAGACCTGTCAAGGTCCGAGGGTATTTCATTCATGACAAGGAGCTGTACATCCTTCCGCGTTCATTGGTTGATTCAGAGAAAGAAGCCAGGGATACTGGCCAGCTGATGTCCAATCCTGAGAGTGGTGCCAATGTCATCACACCCTTTTACTGCATAGACCTTGG GATCACAATCCTTGTCAACAGAGGGTTTGTCTCCAGAAAGAAACTTAAGTCAGAGACCAGGTTGCGAGGACAG ATCCAAGAAGAAATTGAGCTCACAGGGGTGGTGAGGCTGTCGGAAACTCGCAAGCCGTTTGTTCCAAAGAACGACATTGAAAGGAATCGCTGGCATGGATGCCATGGCAAGAGTGAGCCCATCTTCCTTGATGCAGACGTCAGTGAGTTCCCCAAGGACCTGGCTGTGTAG
- the LOC132591437 gene encoding zinc finger protein 135-like, translating into MEGGRWTVDLVRLSPASLPTTSERSLPGTSERSDGDELEGKNKGDHNRIQIVEKSYKCSECGENIRQSYHSTSHQGKSFVRRDRISSHARANSGEKLYQCRECGKSFNHRQNLTSHQRIHTGEKPYECFECGKSFRLSADLTSHHRIHTGEKPYQCLECGKSFSQASNLKTHQRIHAGEKPYQCLECGKSFSQASNLKTHQRIHTGEKPYQCLECGKSFCLSADLTSHQKIHTGEKPYQCFECGKSFSHSHHLKTHQRIHAGEKPYQCLECGKSFSSSLTSHHRIHTGKKPYHCFECGKSFSQSSNLTSHQRIHTGEKPYQCFECGKSFTNSSDLTSHYRNHIGEKPYQCLACGKSFSQSSNLTSHQRIHTGEKPYECFECGKSFSHRQSLTSHQRIHTAEKPYQCLECGKSFSCSSSLTSHHRIHTGDKPYQCLECGKSFSQSSNLTSHQRIHTGEKPYQCLECGKSFSRSHHLTSHQSIHHKTH; encoded by the exons atggaagggggaaggtggacggttgacctggtgaggttgtctcctgcatccctccccacaacctctgagcgttccctcccagggacctccgagagatctg atggtgatgaattggaagggaagaacaagggggaccacaACAGAATCCAAATAGTGGAGAAGTCATATAAATGttcagagtgtggagagaacatccgtcAGAGCTACCACTCCACCTCACATCAAGGAAAGAGCTTTGTTCGGAGGGATAGAATCTCTTCACATGCAAGAGCTAACAGCGGAGAGAAACTGTATCAGTGCagagaatgtgggaagagcttcaatcaCCGTCAGAATCTCACtagccatcaaagaattcatacaggggagaaaccctatgaatgcttcgaatgtggaaagagctttcgtctgagtgctgatctcacttcccatcacagaattcatacaggggagaaaccctatcagtgcttggaatgtggaaagagcttcagtcaagcCTCAAATCTcaagacccatcaaagaattcatgcaggggagaaaccctatcagtgcttggaatgtggaaagagcttcagtcaagcCTCAAATCTcaagacccatcaaagaattcatacaggggagaaaccctatcagtgcttggaatgtggaaagagcttttgtcTGAGcgctgatctcacttcccatcaaaaaattcatacaggagagaaaccttatcagtgctttgaatgtggaaagagcttcagtcacagccaccatctcaagacccatcaaagaattcatgcaggggagaaaccctatcagtgcttggaatgtggaaagagtttcagctcatctctcacttcccatcacagaattcatacagggaagAAACCTTATCattgcttcgaatgtggaaagagcttcagtcagagcagcaatctcacttcccatcaaagaattcatacaggggagaaaccctatcagtgcttcgaatgtggaaagagcttcactaatagCTCCGATCTCACGTCCCATTACAGAAATCATataggggagaaaccttatcagtgcttggcatgtggaaagagcttcagtcagagcagcaatctcacttcccatcaaagaattcatacaggggagaaaccctatgaatgctttgaatgtggaaagagcttcagtcacaggcagagtctcacttcccatcaaagaattcatacagcggagaaaccgtatcagtgcttggaatgtggaaagagcttcagttgcagctcatctctcacttcccatcacagaattcatacaggggacaaaccctatcagtgcttggaatgtggaaagagcttcagtcagagcagcaatctcacttcccatcaaagaattcatacaggggagaaaccttatcagtgcttggaatgtggaaagagctttagtcgcagccaccatctgacttcccatcaaagcattcatcacAAAACCCactga